In Flavobacterium sp. N3904, one DNA window encodes the following:
- a CDS encoding alpha-amylase family glycosyl hydrolase, whose amino-acid sequence MKLYINIVFALIFSSVLAACSSSDNESTPVSPYPQYGTRFEKMPKKEDAVIYQVNIRAFSQAGNLKGVQDKLTYIQELGVNVIYLMPIYPIGVVKGVGSPYCVKDYKAVNAEFGTLEDLRVLVDEAHKKNMGVVLDWVANHTSWDNAWITAHPEYYQKDSKGNIIIPPGTNYNDVAQLDFTNQDMRTAMIDAMSYWVYNANIDGFRCDYADAVPKSFWSDAITSLRKIKNQNFLMLAEGSKVNQFSAGFDYTFGFGYFGALKKVFSEGKAATTIQDANATEYATNYDNSQRIVRYTTNHDVNLSDGTPLELFGGKKGSIATFVVAAYMKSVPMIYNAQEVGYAKRIDYFSHTPIDWSTADLDMLAEYKKIVAFRNSSNAIKRGNFKGYSSDAVSVFTMETDTEKVLVLSNLTSSPAKYIVPIPLKIAWKNAFGGAAVTLTSEITLQPYQYMVLKN is encoded by the coding sequence ATGAAATTATATATCAACATCGTTTTTGCACTTATCTTTTCTTCGGTGCTAGCAGCCTGCAGTTCCTCTGATAATGAGTCAACTCCAGTATCGCCTTATCCACAATATGGAACACGGTTTGAAAAAATGCCTAAAAAAGAAGATGCCGTAATTTATCAAGTAAACATTCGTGCATTTAGTCAGGCAGGAAACTTAAAAGGAGTTCAGGATAAACTAACATATATTCAGGAACTTGGAGTAAATGTTATTTATTTAATGCCTATTTATCCAATAGGTGTTGTAAAAGGGGTAGGTTCTCCATATTGCGTTAAGGATTACAAAGCGGTGAATGCCGAATTTGGCACATTGGAAGATCTTCGCGTTTTGGTAGACGAAGCCCACAAAAAAAATATGGGGGTTGTCTTGGATTGGGTTGCCAACCATACCTCTTGGGATAATGCCTGGATAACTGCTCACCCAGAATATTATCAAAAAGATTCCAAAGGAAATATTATTATACCTCCCGGAACAAATTATAATGATGTAGCGCAATTGGATTTTACCAATCAGGACATGAGAACTGCCATGATTGACGCTATGTCTTACTGGGTTTACAATGCAAACATTGATGGTTTCCGTTGTGATTATGCCGATGCCGTTCCTAAAAGTTTTTGGTCTGATGCCATTACTTCATTACGAAAAATTAAAAACCAAAATTTCCTAATGCTTGCCGAAGGATCAAAAGTGAATCAGTTCTCAGCTGGTTTTGATTATACATTTGGCTTTGGTTATTTTGGTGCTTTGAAAAAAGTATTCAGCGAAGGAAAAGCGGCAACTACAATTCAAGATGCAAATGCGACAGAATATGCTACCAATTATGACAACTCACAACGAATTGTGAGATACACTACAAACCATGACGTCAATTTATCTGATGGTACGCCACTAGAATTGTTTGGCGGGAAAAAAGGATCTATAGCCACTTTTGTCGTAGCAGCTTATATGAAATCGGTTCCAATGATTTACAACGCTCAAGAAGTTGGTTACGCAAAAAGAATTGATTATTTCTCTCATACTCCTATTGATTGGAGTACAGCTGATCTGGATATGTTAGCAGAATACAAGAAAATTGTTGCTTTCAGAAATTCAAGTAATGCGATAAAAAGAGGAAATTTCAAAGGATACAGTAGCGATGCCGTAAGTGTATTCACTATGGAAACCGATACCGAAAAAGTGTTAGTTCTATCTAATTTAACCAGTAGTCCAGCAAAATATATTGTCCCTATACCTCTTAAAATTGCTTG
- a CDS encoding SusE domain-containing protein produces the protein MKKHIYKLLVLCAVALFGASCEDTAELTTLQAVSFTSAVEASPSTIVISDDNASESVVTLSWPAVVYPIQAPVTYALQFDIPADTTGEKAWNKAIRIIVGEDVLSKSILGIDLNKMAITLGLPIDVAGKIAVRVESTMDRTIYSAPVVLTVTPYEKPVVFGAIYMPGSYQGEWNVDTAAALSAIDAGVYQGYVTIPVGTGLGFKLNQERNWAQFYGAGASNFDLKNMSDTDFQMPGAGSYQITANLKTLKWSSVPYAWGIVGDATHAATPEDANYGWNNSIPMSYDHVNKVWKITADLIPGNVKFRLNNAWTINYGAKNNTDGIMYLDNSGAYYVGEAGTYEITFTINDVNPAVNGYPVTATYTVTKL, from the coding sequence ATGAAAAAACATATATATAAGTTACTCGTACTTTGCGCTGTTGCTCTGTTTGGCGCATCCTGTGAAGACACTGCTGAACTAACCACTTTACAAGCCGTTAGTTTTACATCGGCTGTAGAAGCTTCACCAAGCACTATAGTGATTTCTGATGATAATGCATCAGAATCCGTGGTTACCCTTTCTTGGCCAGCGGTGGTATACCCTATTCAAGCTCCAGTTACCTATGCTTTGCAATTTGATATTCCTGCTGATACCACTGGAGAAAAAGCTTGGAATAAAGCCATCCGAATTATAGTTGGCGAAGACGTATTGAGCAAATCAATATTAGGAATAGACCTTAATAAAATGGCAATTACACTGGGTTTACCTATTGATGTAGCAGGGAAAATTGCTGTTCGTGTAGAGTCTACTATGGATCGCACCATTTATTCTGCGCCTGTAGTTTTGACCGTTACTCCTTATGAAAAACCCGTTGTTTTTGGTGCAATCTATATGCCTGGTAGCTATCAAGGAGAATGGAATGTAGATACAGCCGCAGCTCTTTCGGCCATAGACGCAGGAGTATACCAAGGATATGTGACCATTCCTGTCGGAACCGGTTTAGGATTCAAATTGAATCAGGAAAGAAATTGGGCTCAATTTTACGGGGCAGGAGCTTCCAATTTTGATTTGAAAAACATGAGCGACACTGATTTCCAAATGCCTGGAGCAGGTTCGTATCAGATTACAGCAAACCTTAAAACCTTAAAATGGAGTTCAGTCCCATACGCTTGGGGAATTGTAGGTGATGCTACACATGCCGCAACACCTGAAGATGCCAATTATGGATGGAATAATTCTATACCTATGAGTTATGACCATGTAAATAAGGTTTGGAAAATTACAGCCGATTTAATTCCCGGAAATGTAAAATTCAGACTTAATAATGCCTGGACAATAAACTACGGAGCAAAAAACAATACCGATGGAATAATGTACCTGGATAATTCAGGAGCTTATTATGTTGGAGAAGCGGGTACTTATGAAATCACATTCACGATAAATGATGTTAACCCGGCTGTTAATGGATATCCGGTAACTGCAACTTACACCGTTACAAAACTCTAA